One window of the Vigna radiata var. radiata cultivar VC1973A chromosome 1, Vradiata_ver6, whole genome shotgun sequence genome contains the following:
- the LOC111240685 gene encoding uncharacterized protein LOC111240685, which yields MGSILLNPCQPFFSHTIFAPLKKLHHHVSASASRNNFKCNNISRTSSFNYRSSASVPLHELPSASFDEYIEDKGRVIRSIFSEKTASQQLNEEEWRVKMTPMEVLFLKCHPVIHIIAKCKSEVHEYPPQVPHHVTKFLEVQIVSITHQHI from the exons atgGGAAGCATTCTGTTGAATCCATGTCAACCCTTCTTCTCACACACCATTTTCGCTCCATTGAAGAAGCTTCATCACCATGTTTCTGCATCTGCTTCAAGGAATAATTTCAAATGCAACAATATCAGTAGAACTTCCTCCTTTAATTACAGAAGCTCTGCTTCTGTTCCACTTCATGAGTTACCTTCG GCTTCATTTGATGAATATATAGAAGATAAGGGAAGAGTGATCCGATctatattttcagaaaaaaccGCAAGCCAACAGCTCAATGAG GAAGAATGGAGAGTTAAAATGACTCCCATGGAAGTTTTGTTCTTAAAGTGTCATCCAGTAATACACATTATAGCTAAATGCAAATCTGAAGTACATGAATATCCACCTCAGGTTCCTCATCATGTCACCAAATTTCTAGAGGTTCAAATTGTAAGTATTACACATCAACatatatga